The genomic interval GAACACTTCCCTCAAAGCTACAAAATCGAGCGATAGTGACGTTTTAAGCGACTGAGCTATGATTGCCTCAATTTCTCTTTTCATGGTCTCTATGTTAGTTATACGACCGTCTATCTTAGGGGGAGCTTCTCGCTTTCCAATCACTTTTGCTAATGGGTGAGTGAATTCAACTTGTACACTACCTTGCATAAATGATTCATCTTCTTCAAAACCACCATAACCTCGGATGTACGTATAACATTCGCTTGCATCTTCTTCTAACTTTAGATTATTAGCATTGACTTTACTCGAGATATAGTATGAAGTTTTCTTTTCTACAAATGGTTCAAGCGTGAAAGTTTTATTATAAGGATCGTACGTATATTCAAGCCCGTATCTTTCCAAACCATTTTTAAACATTTCATATCTACTATCGCCATCACCTGCGTTTTCCCAACGTGAAGAAGGTACTTTTATTGGAATTTTGTATTTATATCCACTACCTTGAAAAACGATTTTAAAATAATTCTCGACCGTAAAACTACCAGTCACATTACTATAAATACGTTGAGTCATTAAATCATCTATTTCTTTTTGACGAGCCGTAATAGAAACATATTGTTTTTCGCCTCTTGATTGTCTGTCAATAATAGTGATGACAAATACTCTTTTATCATCTGGACCTGCTACATTGTGAACAGTCCACATTTTACTTACTGCAGAAATTAAATCATATGTGTTTTCATTTTCTAAAATATCAAAGGTTAAGTTACCTTCATCACTCAACTTTTCATTTAAAACAGTTGAAGTATAAATAGGATAGCCTTTACCAATCCTATTTTTTATTAAAATTGCCAAAAACTCACCTACTTATAATAAAACTTCATATCAAATGTAATCTTTTGTACTGTTTGGTTAATCGTAAAGTAGTTATAACCATGTTCGAAGAAAGGTTGTGAC from Staphylococcus condimenti carries:
- a CDS encoding DUF7643 domain-containing protein, whose translation is MAILIKNRIGKGYPIYTSTVLNEKLSDEGNLTFDILENENTYDLISAVSKMWTVHNVAGPDDKRVFVITIIDRQSRGEKQYVSITARQKEIDDLMTQRIYSNVTGSFTVENYFKIVFQGSGYKYKIPIKVPSSRWENAGDGDSRYEMFKNGLERYGLEYTYDPYNKTFTLEPFVEKKTSYYISSKVNANNLKLEEDASECYTYIRGYGGFEEDESFMQGSVQVEFTHPLAKVIGKREAPPKIDGRITNIETMKREIEAIIAQSLKTSLSLDFVALREVFPSAVPRIGDLVPVRDDIIDINDSVRIIEIKTTRDAHNKIIKQDVVLGDIRRRDRYTKSVNNAATLASGLGGGSEGVRSFNNIAKRIDTTAKAVNNVTNSASSLKYDGLGIHGKSGSSVISFMEDGFKSSKDAGENYITLITGDGFNMEAMPTATAVAKGLMSTEDKIKLDDIKPENFITTDERNKLKNINTNLKGLVITGENGKKYNLTVDVEGQLKAKEV